The Pseudomonas parafulva genome window below encodes:
- the glgX gene encoding glycogen debranching protein GlgX yields the protein MTARTPKKTRSVAPTRIREGLPFPLGATWDGLGVNFALFSANATKVELCIFDASGENELERIELPEYTDEIYHGYLPDAHPGLVYGYRVYGPYEPQNGHRFNHNKLLIDPYAKQLVGELKWSEALFGYTLGHPDDDLSFDERDSAPFVPKCKVVDPAFTWGRDQRVQIPWEQTVFYEAHARGISMRHPAVPENLRGTFAGLANDELLKHIKDLGVSSIELLPIHAFVNDQHLLDKGLNNYWGYNSLAFFAPHPKYLASGKIAEFKEMVAHIHEKGLEVILDVVYNHTAEGNERGPTLSMRGIDNASYYRLMPDDKRYYINDSGTGNTLDLSHPCVLQLVTDSLRYWAGEMHVDGFRFDLATILGRYHDGYSERHSFLVTCRQDPLLRSVKLIAEPWDCGPGGYQVGNFAPGWAEWNDRFRDTARAFWKGHEGQLADFAARLTGSGDLFDNRGRRPYASVNFITAHDGFTLRDLVSYNDKHNEDNEENNQDGTSNNISWNCGVEGPTEDADIKALRMRQMRNFFATLLLSQGTPMIVAGDEFSRTQHGNNNAYCQDSEIGWINWDLDEEGQALLAFVKRLTKLRQTYPVLRRSNFLVGDYNEAIGVKDVTWLAPDGNEMGVEQWEDPHGRCLGMLIDGRAQVSGIARPGDQATVLLIVNAHHDVVPFKLPSVPQGEHWSCLIDTDQPEQRKAKRLEFDSTFDVTGRSVVLMVLQREQE from the coding sequence ATGACCGCACGCACCCCAAAGAAAACCCGTTCCGTCGCGCCAACCCGCATTCGTGAAGGCCTGCCCTTCCCGCTGGGTGCCACCTGGGATGGACTGGGCGTCAACTTCGCCCTGTTCTCGGCCAACGCCACCAAGGTCGAGCTGTGCATCTTCGACGCCAGCGGCGAGAACGAACTCGAGCGCATCGAACTGCCGGAATACACCGACGAGATTTACCATGGCTACCTGCCCGATGCTCACCCAGGACTGGTCTACGGCTACCGCGTGTACGGCCCCTATGAGCCGCAGAACGGCCACCGCTTCAACCACAACAAGCTGCTCATCGACCCCTATGCCAAGCAACTGGTGGGTGAGCTGAAATGGTCCGAGGCATTGTTCGGCTACACCCTCGGCCACCCCGACGACGATCTTTCGTTCGACGAGCGCGACAGCGCGCCCTTCGTGCCCAAGTGCAAGGTCGTGGATCCGGCATTCACCTGGGGCCGCGACCAGCGCGTGCAGATTCCTTGGGAACAGACTGTGTTCTACGAGGCTCACGCGCGCGGTATCAGCATGCGTCACCCGGCGGTGCCGGAAAACCTGCGCGGCACCTTCGCGGGCCTGGCCAACGACGAGCTGCTCAAGCACATCAAGGACCTGGGCGTTTCGAGCATCGAGTTGCTGCCGATCCACGCCTTCGTCAACGACCAGCACCTGCTGGACAAAGGCCTGAACAACTACTGGGGTTACAACAGCCTGGCGTTCTTCGCGCCACACCCCAAGTACCTGGCCAGTGGCAAGATCGCCGAATTCAAGGAGATGGTCGCGCACATTCACGAGAAGGGCCTGGAGGTGATTCTCGATGTGGTCTACAACCACACCGCCGAAGGCAACGAGCGTGGTCCGACCCTGTCCATGCGCGGCATCGACAACGCCTCGTATTATCGCTTGATGCCTGACGACAAGCGCTACTACATCAACGATTCGGGCACCGGCAACACTCTGGACCTGAGCCACCCCTGCGTGCTGCAGTTGGTCACCGACTCGCTGCGCTACTGGGCCGGCGAGATGCATGTGGACGGCTTCCGCTTCGACCTGGCGACCATTCTGGGCCGTTACCACGACGGTTACAGCGAGCGCCACAGCTTCCTCGTCACCTGCCGCCAGGACCCGTTGTTGCGCAGCGTCAAGCTGATCGCCGAACCCTGGGACTGTGGGCCAGGCGGCTACCAGGTGGGCAACTTCGCCCCCGGCTGGGCCGAATGGAACGACCGCTTCCGCGACACCGCCCGCGCCTTCTGGAAAGGCCACGAAGGCCAGCTGGCCGACTTCGCTGCGCGCCTGACCGGTTCGGGCGACCTGTTCGACAATCGTGGTCGGCGCCCCTATGCGTCGGTCAACTTCATCACCGCCCACGACGGTTTCACGTTGCGCGACCTGGTGTCGTACAACGACAAGCACAACGAGGACAACGAGGAAAACAACCAGGACGGTACCAGCAACAACATCTCCTGGAACTGCGGCGTCGAAGGCCCGACCGAGGATGCCGACATCAAGGCGCTGCGCATGCGTCAGATGCGTAACTTCTTCGCCACCTTGCTGCTGTCCCAGGGCACGCCAATGATCGTAGCGGGCGATGAGTTCAGCCGCACTCAGCACGGCAACAACAACGCCTACTGCCAGGACAGCGAAATCGGCTGGATCAACTGGGACCTGGACGAGGAAGGCCAGGCCCTGCTGGCCTTCGTCAAGCGCCTGACCAAGCTGCGCCAGACGTATCCGGTGCTGCGCCGTTCCAACTTCCTGGTGGGCGATTACAACGAAGCGATCGGTGTAAAGGACGTCACCTGGCTAGCCCCCGACGGCAACGAGATGGGCGTGGAGCAATGGGAGGATCCCCATGGCCGATGCCTGGGTATGCTGATCGACGGTCGCGCGCAGGTCAGCGGTATCGCCCGTCCTGGCGACCAGGCCACCGTGCTGCTGATTGTCAATGCCCACCATGACGTAGTGCCCTTCAAGCTGCCCAGCGTGCCGCAAGGTGAGCACTGGAGCTGCCTGATCGATACTGACCAGCCGGAGCAGCGCAAGGCCAAGCGCTTGGAGTTCGACAGTACCTTCGATGTCACCGGACGTTCGGTGGTGTTGATGGTGTTGCAGCGCGAGCAGGAGTGA
- a CDS encoding DUF2934 domain-containing protein: protein MSVDEKRVRELAHQIWESEGKPHGRDEEHWKKAVKLAEAEAKAPAPKSKKAPAKPKAPSEPKAAALPGAKPAPPKKPRAPKKPAAQ, encoded by the coding sequence ATGAGTGTCGATGAAAAGCGTGTTCGCGAACTGGCCCACCAGATCTGGGAATCGGAGGGTAAACCCCACGGTCGCGATGAAGAGCATTGGAAAAAAGCGGTGAAGTTGGCTGAGGCGGAAGCAAAAGCGCCGGCGCCCAAGTCCAAGAAGGCACCCGCCAAGCCCAAGGCTCCGTCCGAGCCGAAGGCCGCGGCATTGCCGGGCGCCAAGCCTGCCCCACCGAAAAAGCCGCGCGCACCGAAGAAACCCGCAGCGCAGTAA
- a CDS encoding malto-oligosyltrehalose synthase: protein MNALTATQRLQFHSDFTLDDAVPLVPYFARLGISHLYASPILKARAGSRHGYDVVDPTLVNPELGGEAALLRLVAALREHGMGLILDTVSNHMAVGGADNPWWQDLLAWGRRSPYAEFFDIQWHSSDPLLVGQLLLPFLGSDYGVALQNGELPLTFDAERGVLEVEHHEHRFPICPLDYGRVLGHSDDAALQALGKRFDALNDSTQPLAEAAPLQAELAQCVNQGASLDRALKAFDSHTEDGFQRLHLLLERQSYRLASWRTAADDINWRRFFDINELGGLRVERSAVFEATHAKLFELIERGLVDGLRIDHIDGLADPRRYCRNLRRRVDTLLAKRPTEATLQHFPIYVEKILGTGEHLHLDWLTDGTTGYEFMNQVSLVQHDPAGEAPLTELWRSVAERPEFDEEVRTARRLVLNASLAGDCESVAQALLHVARDDLMTRDLTLGAIRRGVQALVEHYPVYRTYISACGRPEQDEPFFQQAMEGARQSLSEADWPLLEQLQRWLGGQSWRELPVGRARKRLRHACVRFQQLTAPSAAKAVEDTAFYRSARLLSRNDVGFEAERFSASPAEFHNEAQRRLRDFPDNLLATATHDHKRGEDCRARLAVLSERGPWLASRVEHWRELAHSLLDGQDDGAAPSPADEMLLFQTLLASWPLTLDRDDRAGLQAFAERVGQWQQKALREAKLRSSWAAPNEAYEQACSRYLEGLLISEDHQHLRHSLADAAERIACPGALNGLVQSLLRMTTPGVPDLYQGNEYWDLSLVDPDNRRPVDYAARHASLEHEAPLHDLLTHWRDGRLKQSVIARVLNLRRAHPALFQRGAYLPLNAQGRHADKVLAFARLGEGERAIIVVPRLASDLLGAASIPLIPAKNWDDTRVILPFAVSPATCSGLFPNTVVSPSRELMLSEVLSECPLNLLIEQA from the coding sequence ATGAACGCCTTGACTGCGACCCAACGCCTGCAATTTCACAGCGACTTCACCCTCGACGATGCCGTGCCCTTGGTGCCCTACTTCGCCCGATTGGGCATCAGCCACCTGTACGCCTCGCCCATTCTCAAAGCCCGCGCCGGTTCCCGGCACGGTTACGATGTGGTCGACCCGACCCTGGTCAATCCGGAACTGGGCGGCGAGGCCGCACTGCTGCGCCTGGTGGCTGCCCTGCGCGAGCACGGCATGGGGCTGATCCTCGACACCGTGTCCAACCACATGGCGGTCGGCGGCGCCGACAATCCTTGGTGGCAAGACTTGCTGGCCTGGGGGCGGCGCAGTCCCTACGCCGAGTTCTTCGATATCCAGTGGCATTCAAGCGATCCGCTGCTAGTGGGCCAGTTGCTGCTGCCGTTCCTGGGCAGCGACTACGGCGTCGCCCTGCAAAACGGCGAGCTGCCTCTGACCTTCGACGCCGAACGCGGCGTGCTGGAAGTCGAGCATCACGAGCACCGCTTCCCGATCTGCCCACTGGATTACGGACGCGTCCTCGGCCACAGCGACGACGCAGCGCTGCAAGCGCTGGGCAAGCGTTTCGACGCCCTGAACGACTCCACCCAACCGCTGGCCGAGGCAGCGCCTTTGCAAGCCGAGCTGGCCCAGTGCGTCAACCAAGGCGCCAGTCTCGACCGGGCGCTAAAAGCCTTCGACAGTCACACCGAAGACGGTTTCCAGCGCCTGCACTTGCTGCTCGAACGCCAGAGCTATCGCCTGGCCAGCTGGCGCACCGCTGCCGATGACATCAACTGGCGGCGCTTCTTTGACATCAATGAACTGGGCGGCCTGCGCGTGGAGCGCTCGGCGGTGTTCGAAGCCACCCATGCCAAGCTCTTCGAGCTGATCGAACGCGGCTTGGTGGACGGCTTGCGCATCGACCACATCGACGGCCTGGCCGATCCGCGCCGTTATTGCCGCAACTTGCGCCGTCGAGTGGATACCCTGCTGGCCAAGCGCCCTACCGAAGCGACGCTGCAGCACTTCCCGATCTATGTGGAGAAGATCCTCGGCACGGGCGAACACCTGCACCTGGATTGGCTCACCGATGGCACCACCGGCTATGAGTTCATGAACCAGGTGTCGCTGGTACAGCACGATCCGGCGGGCGAAGCGCCCTTGACCGAGCTCTGGCGCAGCGTGGCCGAGCGCCCCGAGTTCGACGAAGAAGTGCGCACTGCCCGGCGCCTGGTACTCAACGCCAGCCTGGCCGGCGACTGCGAGTCGGTGGCCCAGGCCTTGTTGCACGTGGCGCGCGACGACCTGATGACCCGTGACCTGACCCTGGGCGCGATCCGCCGGGGCGTGCAGGCGCTGGTCGAGCATTACCCGGTCTATCGTACCTACATCAGCGCGTGCGGCCGTCCCGAGCAGGACGAACCCTTCTTCCAGCAGGCCATGGAAGGCGCCCGGCAATCGCTCAGCGAGGCCGATTGGCCGCTGCTGGAGCAGTTGCAACGCTGGCTCGGCGGCCAATCCTGGCGCGAACTGCCCGTTGGCCGTGCGCGCAAGCGCCTGCGTCACGCCTGCGTGCGCTTCCAGCAACTCACCGCCCCCAGCGCGGCCAAGGCCGTGGAGGACACCGCGTTCTACCGCAGCGCACGACTGCTCTCGCGCAACGATGTAGGCTTCGAGGCCGAGCGCTTCAGCGCGTCGCCGGCCGAGTTCCATAACGAGGCGCAGCGCCGCCTGCGCGACTTTCCCGACAATCTGCTGGCCACCGCGACCCACGATCACAAACGCGGCGAAGACTGCCGCGCGCGCCTGGCCGTGCTCAGCGAGCGCGGGCCATGGTTGGCCAGCCGCGTCGAACATTGGCGCGAACTGGCCCATTCGCTGCTGGACGGGCAGGACGACGGTGCGGCGCCGAGCCCTGCCGATGAAATGCTGCTGTTCCAGACGCTACTGGCCAGTTGGCCGCTGACGCTGGACCGCGACGACCGTGCAGGCTTGCAGGCGTTCGCCGAACGGGTCGGCCAGTGGCAGCAGAAAGCGCTGCGCGAAGCCAAGCTGCGCAGCAGTTGGGCCGCGCCGAACGAGGCATATGAGCAGGCCTGTTCACGCTATCTCGAAGGCTTGCTGATCAGCGAAGACCATCAACACCTTCGCCATTCGCTGGCCGACGCCGCCGAGCGTATCGCCTGCCCCGGCGCGCTCAACGGCCTGGTGCAGAGCCTGTTGCGCATGACCACCCCGGGCGTGCCCGATCTCTACCAAGGCAACGAATACTGGGACCTGAGCCTGGTCGATCCGGACAACCGCCGGCCGGTGGATTACGCGGCTCGACATGCCAGCCTGGAGCACGAAGCACCGCTGCACGATCTGCTGACGCACTGGCGTGACGGACGTCTGAAACAATCGGTGATCGCCCGTGTACTGAACCTACGCCGCGCCCATCCCGCCCTGTTCCAGCGGGGCGCCTACCTGCCGCTCAATGCCCAGGGCCGCCACGCCGACAAGGTGTTGGCCTTCGCCCGACTCGGCGAAGGAGAACGGGCAATTATCGTCGTGCCGCGTCTGGCCAGCGATCTGCTCGGTGCGGCCAGTATTCCGTTGATTCCGGCGAAGAACTGGGACGACACCCGCGTCATCCTGCCGTTTGCCGTTTCACCTGCCACTTGCAGTGGACTTTTCCCAAACACCGTTGTCAGCCCTAGTAGGGAGCTGATGCTCAGCGAAGTGCTGTCGGAATGTCCGCTCAACCTGTTGATTGAACAAGCATGA
- the malQ gene encoding 4-alpha-glucanotransferase: protein MSDTPLHRLAARAGLARDWTDANDRPQRVTDEALRGVLQGLGLPAEDDAAIERSLAALDEAHDSDHLPPLLTVDLEKPLALERWFTADSAVRCSLEDGTSRTLTLDAQAQLPGELPIGYHRLDIDGRTFTVAVAPARCYSLTDVVEQQPPRCWGLSAQLYSLRRPGDGGFGDCLALEQFARSAAERGADALAISPIHALSLFDQQHFSPYSPSSRLLLNYLYASPSVVLGEREVRMAAEMAGLTESLEDLEQQALVDWPRAADVRHKLLRTLYEEFSKGDHPLRSDFDSFREAAGDALEQHCRFEVLQAEAVEQGLGADWREWPDAWSQPDAAEVEAMAAAYPAQVEFQAFCQWLTERSLQRAQQAANGSGMRVGLIADLAVGADGGGSQAWSRQDELLAELTVGAPPDILNRSGQDWGISGFSPEGLKRNGFRAFIEMLRANMAHAGGLRIDHVMGLRRLWLIPRGATPKQGAYVEYPFDDMLRLLALESVRNQTIILGEDLGTVPEGLRERLADKAVLGMRVLPFEQSSTGHFKPLLDWPDSALATTGTHDLSPLAGWLKARDIDWNHRLELIDAATESHWRQDREQEIHGLRRTLESNYGHLKDNDALIDAAIRYVGHTRAPLVLVPLEDLLGLEEQPNLPGTTDGHPNWRRRFERPVTELLDDEHAARRLELLAQARVQAGERDR, encoded by the coding sequence ATGAGCGATACGCCGCTGCACCGCCTCGCCGCCCGCGCAGGCCTGGCCCGTGACTGGACCGATGCCAACGATCGCCCGCAACGCGTTACCGATGAAGCCCTGCGCGGTGTCCTGCAGGGCCTGGGATTGCCTGCCGAAGACGACGCCGCCATCGAGCGCAGCCTGGCTGCGCTGGATGAGGCACATGACAGCGACCATCTCCCGCCCCTGCTGACGGTGGACCTGGAAAAACCCTTGGCGCTCGAACGCTGGTTCACGGCCGACAGCGCGGTGCGCTGTTCGCTCGAAGACGGCACCTCGCGCACGCTCACGCTCGACGCCCAGGCGCAGTTGCCCGGCGAGCTGCCGATCGGCTATCACCGTCTCGACATTGACGGGCGCACCTTTACCGTGGCCGTCGCCCCTGCGCGCTGCTATAGCCTCACGGACGTGGTCGAGCAACAGCCACCCCGCTGCTGGGGATTGTCGGCGCAACTCTACAGCTTGCGTCGCCCGGGCGATGGCGGCTTCGGCGACTGCCTGGCGCTGGAGCAATTTGCCCGCAGTGCTGCCGAGCGCGGCGCCGATGCCTTGGCGATCAGCCCGATTCACGCCTTGTCGCTGTTCGACCAACAACATTTCAGCCCCTATTCCCCCTCCAGCCGCCTGCTGCTCAACTACCTCTACGCCAGCCCTTCGGTGGTGCTGGGCGAACGAGAGGTGCGCATGGCCGCTGAGATGGCTGGACTCACCGAAAGCCTGGAAGACCTGGAACAGCAAGCGTTGGTCGACTGGCCGCGTGCCGCCGACGTGCGGCACAAGCTGCTCAGGACGCTCTACGAAGAGTTCAGCAAGGGTGACCATCCCCTGCGTTCGGACTTCGACAGTTTCCGAGAGGCTGCAGGCGATGCCCTGGAGCAGCATTGCCGTTTCGAAGTGCTGCAGGCCGAAGCCGTGGAGCAGGGTCTGGGCGCCGATTGGCGTGAATGGCCCGATGCCTGGAGTCAACCCGACGCCGCCGAAGTCGAGGCGATGGCCGCCGCGTATCCTGCGCAAGTGGAGTTCCAAGCGTTCTGCCAATGGTTGACCGAGCGCAGCCTGCAACGCGCCCAACAAGCGGCCAACGGCAGTGGCATGCGCGTGGGCCTGATCGCCGATCTGGCGGTCGGCGCCGACGGTGGCGGCAGCCAGGCCTGGAGCCGTCAGGACGAACTGCTCGCCGAGCTCACCGTCGGCGCACCGCCGGACATTCTCAATCGCTCCGGGCAGGACTGGGGCATAAGCGGCTTCTCGCCCGAAGGCCTCAAGCGCAACGGCTTTCGCGCCTTCATCGAAATGCTGCGCGCCAACATGGCCCATGCCGGCGGCCTGCGCATCGATCATGTCATGGGCTTGCGCAGGCTGTGGCTGATCCCCAGAGGCGCCACACCCAAGCAAGGCGCCTACGTCGAGTACCCGTTCGACGACATGCTGCGGCTGCTGGCGCTCGAATCGGTGCGCAACCAGACCATCATCCTCGGCGAAGACTTGGGCACCGTGCCTGAAGGCCTGCGCGAGCGCCTGGCCGACAAGGCCGTGCTGGGCATGCGCGTACTGCCCTTCGAGCAGAGCTCCACAGGCCATTTCAAGCCGCTGTTGGACTGGCCCGATTCAGCCCTGGCCACCACCGGCACCCACGATCTGTCACCGCTGGCCGGCTGGCTCAAGGCCCGTGACATCGACTGGAATCACCGCCTGGAACTGATCGACGCCGCCACCGAGTCGCATTGGCGGCAGGATCGCGAACAGGAAATTCATGGCCTGCGCCGTACCTTGGAATCCAACTACGGTCACTTGAAGGATAACGACGCCTTGATCGACGCTGCCATCCGCTATGTCGGCCACACCCGCGCCCCGCTGGTGCTGGTTCCGCTCGAAGACCTGCTGGGCTTGGAAGAGCAGCCCAACCTGCCCGGCACCACCGATGGGCACCCTAACTGGCGACGGCGCTTCGAGCGTCCGGTAACCGAATTGCTGGATGACGAACACGCCGCCCGCCGCCTGGAATTGCTGGCCCAAGCGCGGGTCCAGGCCGGGGAGCGCGACCGATGA
- the treZ gene encoding malto-oligosyltrehalose trehalohydrolase, with product MHRHGAHSMDATSARFALWAPDARNVSVEIQGQPAVTLLPEHDGWFAGIAPCTPGDRYFFKIDDELKVADPASRYQPEGVHGPSEIVELSHYSWEHPWQGRPWHEAVIQELHVGVLGGYQGVAQQLPRLAELGITAIELMPVNQFPGERNWGYDGALPFAPQHTYGSPADLCHLVDQAHSHGLMVMLDVVYNHFGPDGNFLPQYASTFFREDRQTPWGAAIDFRRPEVREFFIQNALMWLCDYRIDGLRLDAVHAINQPDFLVELAARVREAVEPGRQVWLVLENEHNQAALLEQGFDAQWNDDGHNALHVLLTDETEGYYEDYKDQPIAKLARCLGEGFVFQGQPNRKGEPRGEPSGHLPPSAFVLFLQNHDQIGNRALGERLTRLCPPQALRAATGLLLLSPMIPLLFMGDEEGSCRPFLFFTDFHDELADAVREGRRAEFEHFAAFADPEKREHIPDPNALDTFTASHPAGKQVLAGWHGLYHQLLHIRQRTLMPRLVGSRALGAEVIGEKALTARWRLGDGSELRIDLNLGPAAQPITLPGADSRLFDSSDNAHPDSTLAAYSCVVSLLSPRQETP from the coding sequence ATGCACAGGCATGGCGCACATTCAATGGACGCCACGTCGGCGCGCTTCGCCCTCTGGGCGCCGGACGCGCGCAACGTGAGCGTGGAAATCCAAGGGCAGCCAGCGGTCACGCTGCTGCCCGAGCACGATGGCTGGTTCGCCGGCATCGCCCCTTGCACACCGGGTGACCGATACTTCTTCAAGATCGACGATGAGCTGAAAGTGGCCGATCCGGCCTCTCGCTATCAGCCTGAAGGCGTGCACGGCCCGAGTGAAATCGTCGAATTGTCTCACTACTCCTGGGAGCACCCCTGGCAAGGCCGGCCTTGGCACGAGGCAGTGATTCAGGAACTGCATGTGGGCGTGCTGGGGGGGTACCAAGGCGTGGCCCAGCAACTGCCGCGCCTGGCCGAACTGGGTATCACCGCCATTGAGTTAATGCCCGTCAACCAATTTCCCGGCGAGCGCAACTGGGGTTACGACGGCGCCCTGCCCTTCGCCCCGCAGCATACCTATGGTTCGCCCGCCGATCTCTGCCACTTGGTCGACCAGGCCCACAGCCACGGTCTGATGGTCATGCTTGACGTGGTCTACAACCACTTCGGCCCCGATGGCAATTTCCTGCCCCAGTACGCCAGCACCTTCTTCCGTGAGGATCGTCAGACCCCCTGGGGCGCGGCCATTGATTTCCGCCGCCCCGAAGTGCGCGAATTCTTCATCCAGAACGCGCTGATGTGGCTGTGCGACTACCGCATCGATGGCCTGCGCCTGGATGCGGTGCACGCGATCAATCAACCGGATTTCCTCGTCGAACTGGCCGCGCGCGTGCGCGAAGCGGTCGAACCAGGCCGACAGGTCTGGCTGGTGCTGGAGAACGAACATAATCAGGCAGCGCTCCTGGAACAGGGCTTCGACGCCCAGTGGAACGACGATGGCCACAATGCCTTGCATGTGCTGCTCACCGACGAAACCGAAGGTTACTACGAGGACTACAAGGACCAGCCCATTGCCAAGCTCGCGCGCTGCCTGGGCGAAGGCTTCGTGTTTCAGGGCCAGCCCAACCGCAAGGGCGAACCGCGAGGCGAGCCCAGCGGCCATTTGCCACCCAGCGCCTTCGTGCTGTTCCTGCAAAACCACGACCAGATCGGCAACAGGGCGCTGGGCGAGCGCTTGACGCGGCTGTGCCCGCCTCAGGCACTGCGCGCCGCGACAGGGCTGTTGCTGTTGTCGCCGATGATCCCGCTGCTGTTCATGGGCGACGAGGAAGGCAGTTGCCGACCCTTCCTGTTCTTCACCGACTTCCACGACGAACTGGCCGATGCCGTTCGCGAAGGCCGTCGCGCCGAATTCGAACACTTCGCCGCGTTCGCCGACCCGGAAAAACGCGAGCATATTCCCGACCCCAATGCGTTGGACACCTTCACCGCCTCGCATCCCGCCGGCAAGCAGGTGCTCGCCGGCTGGCATGGTCTGTATCACCAACTGCTGCATATCCGCCAGCGCACGCTGATGCCGCGCCTGGTCGGCAGTCGCGCCCTGGGCGCTGAGGTCATCGGCGAAAAGGCCCTCACAGCGCGCTGGCGCCTGGGCGATGGCAGTGAGCTGCGAATCGATCTGAACCTTGGGCCAGCGGCGCAGCCCATAACCTTACCGGGCGCCGACTCGCGCCTGTTCGACAGCAGCGACAACGCCCACCCGGACTCCACCCTGGCCGCCTATAGCTGTGTGGTCAGTCTGCTTTCCCCTCGCCAGGAGACGCCATGA
- the glgA gene encoding glycogen synthase GlgA — protein MISAAVEPHVELFNPDNSGPLPPGFVTTGKAPGIQRGQNPLKRKVLFVTSEFADLVKTGGLGDVSAALPRAMAHLHDVRVLIPGYPQVVDSDNPIHIVGELAGHAALPPCKIGRMDLPDGLVIYVLICPELYEREGTPYGANNGRDWPDNHIRFARLGLAAADIAAGEGMMHWRPDLVHAHDWPAGLAPAYMHWRGLNTATLFTIHNLAYQGVFSRACSPELAIPDHAMQQEGMEFYGKLSFLKAGLAYSSHITTVSATYAQEITTPEFGCGLDGFLASKAQQGLLGGIPNGIDESWDSATDTHLEHNFSLNDWEGKARNADQVRELFGLEPSEGPLFAVVSRLVYQKGLDLTLGVAEDIVRQGGQIAIIGRGEPEEEQAMRELALRHPGRIGVRIGFNETDARRMFAGSDFLLMPSRYEPCGLSQMYAQRFGSLPVARNTGGLADTIEDGVTGFLFNESTVDSYREALSRAFYVHAHKDLLNAMRCLSMTQPFNWCQAVEPYARLYEELVCQAHAGAY, from the coding sequence ATGATCAGTGCCGCTGTCGAGCCTCATGTAGAACTGTTCAACCCCGATAATAGCGGGCCCCTGCCACCAGGGTTCGTCACGACAGGCAAGGCACCCGGTATCCAGCGCGGTCAGAACCCGCTCAAGCGCAAGGTGTTGTTCGTCACCTCGGAATTCGCCGATTTGGTCAAGACCGGCGGGCTGGGTGATGTATCCGCTGCCCTGCCCCGCGCCATGGCCCACCTGCACGACGTACGCGTGCTGATTCCCGGCTATCCGCAAGTGGTCGACAGTGACAACCCCATCCATATCGTCGGCGAATTGGCTGGCCATGCCGCGTTGCCACCGTGCAAGATCGGCCGCATGGACCTGCCCGATGGCCTGGTCATCTATGTGCTGATCTGCCCCGAGCTGTACGAGCGTGAAGGCACTCCCTACGGCGCCAACAACGGTCGCGACTGGCCAGACAACCATATCCGCTTCGCCCGTCTGGGCCTGGCGGCCGCCGATATCGCCGCAGGCGAAGGCATGATGCACTGGCGCCCGGACCTGGTGCACGCCCACGACTGGCCAGCAGGCCTGGCGCCGGCGTACATGCACTGGCGCGGCCTGAATACCGCGACCTTGTTCACCATTCACAACCTGGCCTATCAGGGGGTGTTCAGCCGCGCCTGCAGCCCCGAGCTGGCCATCCCCGACCATGCCATGCAGCAGGAAGGCATGGAGTTCTACGGCAAGCTGTCGTTCCTCAAGGCGGGCCTGGCCTACTCCAGTCACATCACCACCGTGAGCGCCACCTACGCCCAGGAAATCACCACCCCCGAGTTCGGCTGCGGCCTGGACGGTTTCCTGGCCAGCAAGGCCCAGCAAGGCTTGCTCGGTGGGATCCCCAACGGCATCGACGAAAGCTGGGATTCGGCCACCGATACTCACCTGGAGCACAATTTCAGCCTCAACGACTGGGAGGGCAAGGCACGCAACGCCGATCAGGTGCGTGAACTGTTCGGCCTCGAACCGTCCGAAGGTCCGCTGTTCGCTGTGGTATCGCGCCTGGTCTACCAGAAAGGTCTGGACCTGACCTTGGGTGTGGCCGAAGACATCGTCCGTCAGGGCGGCCAGATCGCGATCATCGGTCGCGGCGAGCCAGAGGAAGAGCAGGCCATGCGCGAGCTGGCCCTGCGCCACCCGGGCCGCATCGGCGTGCGCATCGGCTTCAACGAAACCGACGCCCGCCGCATGTTCGCCGGCAGCGATTTCCTGCTCATGCCGTCGCGCTACGAGCCATGCGGACTCAGCCAAATGTACGCCCAGCGCTTCGGCTCGCTGCCGGTGGCGCGCAACACCGGTGGCTTGGCTGACACCATCGAAGATGGCGTCACGGGCTTCCTGTTCAACGAGTCGACCGTGGACAGCTACCGCGAAGCGCTGAGCCGGGCATTTTACGTGCATGCCCATAAGGACCTGCTCAACGCCATGCGCTGCCTGTCCATGACTCAACCCTTCAATTGGTGCCAGGCGGTGGAACCCTATGCCCGCCTGTACGAGGAACTGGTCTGCCAGGCACACGCCGGCGCCTACTGA
- a CDS encoding DUF6026 family protein — protein sequence MGTVMPATATQTLYVTVRRDELRQLRDERDQLRAQVAQLNLMLEEARLNGKLPQF from the coding sequence ATGGGTACCGTCATGCCTGCCACCGCCACCCAGACCCTCTACGTCACCGTACGCCGCGACGAACTGCGTCAGCTTCGCGACGAGCGTGATCAATTGCGCGCGCAGGTGGCCCAGCTCAACCTGATGCTCGAAGAAGCTCGCCTGAACGGCAAACTGCCCCAGTTCTGA